A part of Chitinimonas koreensis genomic DNA contains:
- the trpS gene encoding tryptophan--tRNA ligase — translation MTHIVLTGDRPTGPLHLGHYVGSLRNRLLLQAQYRQFVMIADTQALTDNMGQLARVHRSVLEVALDYLAVGLDPARSTLFIQSQVPELAELAFYLLNLVSVARLERNPTVKEEIRLRGFERDLPAGFLAYPVSQAADIAAFRATLVPVGADQQPMIEQTNELVRRFNAATGSAALVSEHGRLPGIDGSGKMSKSQGNALNLGADADEIRAAVQRMYTDPGHLRVADPGRVEGNVVFAYLDAFDPDTAAVAELKDHYRRGGLGDMVLKRRLEAILQETLAPIRARRAEHAADPAEVMRLLAAGSAQARETAAKTLDAVRGALGLRYF, via the coding sequence ATGACCCACATCGTCCTCACCGGCGACCGTCCCACCGGCCCGCTGCATCTCGGCCACTACGTCGGCTCGCTGCGCAATCGCCTGCTGCTGCAGGCGCAATACCGCCAGTTCGTGATGATCGCCGACACCCAGGCGCTGACCGACAACATGGGCCAGCTCGCCCGCGTCCATCGCAGCGTGCTCGAAGTGGCGCTCGACTACCTGGCGGTAGGCCTCGATCCGGCGCGCTCCACGCTGTTCATCCAGTCGCAGGTGCCGGAGCTGGCCGAGCTGGCCTTCTACCTCTTGAACCTGGTCAGCGTAGCGCGGCTCGAGCGCAATCCGACGGTGAAGGAGGAGATCCGCCTGCGCGGCTTCGAGCGCGACCTGCCGGCCGGCTTCCTGGCCTATCCGGTCAGCCAGGCGGCCGATATCGCGGCCTTCCGCGCCACGCTGGTGCCGGTCGGCGCCGACCAGCAGCCGATGATCGAGCAGACCAACGAGCTGGTGCGCCGTTTCAACGCCGCCACCGGCAGCGCGGCGCTGGTGTCGGAGCACGGCCGGCTGCCCGGCATCGACGGCAGCGGCAAGATGAGCAAGTCGCAGGGCAATGCGCTGAACCTCGGCGCCGATGCCGACGAGATCCGCGCCGCGGTGCAGCGCATGTACACCGACCCGGGCCATCTGCGGGTGGCCGATCCGGGCCGGGTCGAGGGCAACGTGGTGTTCGCCTACCTCGACGCCTTCGACCCCGACACGGCCGCGGTGGCCGAACTGAAGGACCATTACCGCCGCGGCGGCCTCGGCGACATGGTGCTCAAGCGCCGGCTGGAGGCGATCCTGCAGGAGACGCTGGCGCCGATCCGGGCGCGGCGGGCCGAGCATGCGGCCGACCCGGCCGAGGTGATGCGGCTGTTGGCGGCCGGCAGCGCGCAGGCACGCGAAACGGCGGCGAAGACGCTGGACGCGGTGCGCGGCGCACTCGGCCTGCGCTATTTCTGA
- a CDS encoding P-loop NTPase fold protein: MLAARKFIADNLTDWFKQLNLADQLGKLRLRDFSVHLGLHHEIRQNLEQLCALALAGGDKPDKPAQGEYLLLVVDDLDRCNPNTVKEVFDTVRLVAHIPRVVVLVAIDERMAFAAVSRYFAEYGHAGREPAQAARDYLAKVFQLSVTLPAISSGHVHAFVDASLFSDLADPEPPAAPSPTTDDTRPAETTTPDVVTASSAVETGPEQDEMQSPGGAETPAPTEPAAPPKPLTGTLRAERTCFAALALACDFSNPRLLWRLMQTWRLLKNLVLRDGYALADAAPWLVLLFWREWLQQQDGEARQRADRWTPAEAAGQPARLAALREASGQAVQWDAPSYALHCAVVDQLLLPGAPSGAAKQVAGNLPERGGNAYLRA, encoded by the coding sequence TTGCTCGCCGCCCGCAAATTCATCGCCGACAACCTGACCGACTGGTTCAAGCAGCTCAACCTGGCCGACCAGCTAGGCAAACTGCGGCTGCGCGATTTCTCGGTCCACCTCGGCCTGCACCATGAGATCCGGCAGAATCTGGAACAGTTGTGCGCATTGGCGCTGGCCGGCGGCGACAAACCCGACAAACCGGCCCAAGGCGAATACCTGCTGCTGGTGGTCGACGACCTCGACCGCTGCAACCCGAACACGGTGAAGGAGGTGTTCGACACCGTGCGGCTGGTCGCCCACATCCCGCGCGTCGTGGTACTGGTCGCGATCGACGAGCGCATGGCCTTCGCCGCCGTCAGCCGCTATTTCGCCGAATACGGCCACGCCGGCCGCGAGCCGGCGCAAGCGGCGCGCGACTACCTGGCCAAGGTGTTCCAGCTGTCGGTCACGCTGCCGGCGATCAGTAGCGGCCATGTGCATGCCTTCGTCGACGCCAGCCTGTTCAGCGACCTGGCCGATCCCGAGCCGCCGGCCGCGCCGTCTCCGACCACCGACGACACGCGGCCGGCCGAAACCACGACGCCAGACGTTGTCACGGCGTCCTCCGCCGTCGAAACCGGCCCCGAACAAGACGAAATGCAATCGCCCGGCGGCGCGGAGACGCCAGCCCCGACCGAACCCGCGGCACCACCCAAGCCGCTGACCGGCACACTGCGCGCCGAGCGCACCTGCTTCGCCGCGCTGGCGCTGGCTTGCGATTTCAGCAATCCACGCCTGTTGTGGCGGCTGATGCAGACCTGGCGCCTGCTGAAGAACCTGGTGCTGCGCGATGGCTACGCGCTGGCCGACGCCGCGCCGTGGCTGGTGCTGCTGTTCTGGCGCGAATGGCTGCAGCAGCAGGACGGCGAGGCCCGCCAGCGGGCCGACCGCTGGACGCCGGCCGAAGCGGCCGGCCAGCCCGCCCGGCTGGCCGCGCTGCGCGAGGCGAGCGGCCAGGCGGTGCAGTGGGATGCCCCCAGCTACGCGTTGCACTGCGCGGTGGTCGACCAGCTGCTGCTGCCCGGCGCACCGTCCGGCGCCGCGAAGCAGGTGGCCGGAAACTTGCCAGAGCGCGGCGGAAACGCTTACCTTCGGGCATGA
- a CDS encoding P-loop NTPase fold protein: MTAALAALLKHRETVEPLSIGLFGPWGSGKSSQIAQLQDACRAMNGPKIRFAEFNAWSHEKADKLAAALAQAVVDELVRPLSYRQELTLAIKLAIRRHGRRPTTKNTDRPDAADQQAEAEQARRMRQRWLLSELLPSLALMLCPTLLVGERSTALVRPTAGGPRSPL, from the coding sequence TTGACCGCTGCGCTGGCCGCCCTGCTCAAGCACCGCGAGACCGTCGAGCCGCTGTCGATCGGCCTGTTCGGCCCATGGGGCAGCGGCAAGTCCTCGCAGATCGCCCAGTTGCAGGATGCCTGCAGGGCGATGAATGGTCCGAAGATACGCTTCGCCGAATTCAATGCCTGGAGCCACGAGAAGGCCGACAAACTGGCCGCGGCGCTGGCGCAGGCGGTGGTCGACGAATTGGTGCGACCACTCAGCTACAGGCAGGAGCTGACGCTTGCCATAAAGCTCGCAATCCGCCGCCATGGTCGCCGGCCAACCACAAAGAATACCGATCGACCGGATGCTGCGGACCAACAGGCCGAGGCAGAACAGGCACGGAGGATGCGGCAGCGGTGGCTGCTGAGCGAGCTGCTGCCGAGCCTGGCGCTCATGCTGTGCCCAACCCTGCTGGTCGGGGAGCGGTCTACAGCTTTGGTCAGGCCAACGGCTGGTGGACCTCGCTCGCCTCTCTGA
- a CDS encoding DUF2339 domain-containing protein: MAWLGIFIGLICGAALWRHDGGWLIGALLGWLVGRDLERSKQLRELMRRSEQPARTDPAQVAGRMAAAVRPEPPSQADAGHEAAPPAAISTAIPVEPPATDPAPALPEPEPATPGQPAIVVPAPAPATAAPAPAPNPTDLADRLPRWLVAGNPAVKIGVLLVLMGAAFLLKYAAQYVRFPLELRYLGVLAAGAAGIGFGWRQRAARPAFAHALQGGGLGIAFLTVFTAFRLHGLVPAGAAFALLAGLAVASGALALAQSAQALAVIGLAGGFLAPILASTGHGDPVLLFGYYAVLNLGIAYVAHARAWRGLNLLGFAFTFAVGAAWGVLRYQPADFARIEPFLLGFWLFYLALAIVFARRRLAEAGLGSLARDPVDAALVFGVPLLGFGLQAALVGDFAYGEAWSAAAMAAVYAAAWRFVRRQPGQALLAEAFCALAIGFATVAVPLAGGAHWTAASWSLEGAALVWVGGRQDRRLARWAGYLLIFLAGLVALADLAELRRADRWLNGALLGTLLATAASWLAGAACHRRGGLAAMPLLLWGLLLGLAGGFASLFTFAPAWSWPAGGVGLLAAAGLLLTALSAPLRWPHMRVPGLALPLALGIALLAAAGGRQTPLQDGGWLAWPIAFAVWWIGLRRRETELPRAGRRLVHLTGAWLWLLLASWTLSDAVGRIGVDSAWHWLGALLPFAGLLALAARLPAIWPLRRYRAWYGFEIPAPAAILAYALLLAAPWASTGAAAPLPWLPLLNPLDLGWWLTAAALAAWLCSRYPALRLAAQRQAFAGAGALAVFGWLNATLAHAFHHWGGLAFNRAALWPDSGYQAALAILWGGTALATMLAANRYGRRDAWLAGAALIGATVLKLFAVDLASAGGLARVVAFIGVGVLLVVVGYLAPAPAAYIEEKH; the protein is encoded by the coding sequence ATGGCTTGGTTGGGCATCTTCATCGGATTGATCTGCGGCGCGGCCTTGTGGCGCCACGACGGCGGCTGGCTGATCGGCGCGCTGCTGGGCTGGCTGGTCGGCCGCGACCTGGAGCGCAGCAAGCAGCTGCGCGAGCTGATGCGGCGGAGCGAACAGCCGGCGCGAACCGATCCCGCGCAAGTCGCCGGCCGGATGGCCGCGGCCGTTCGGCCCGAGCCGCCGAGTCAGGCGGACGCCGGACACGAGGCCGCGCCGCCCGCGGCGATCTCCACCGCCATTCCCGTCGAACCGCCAGCCACCGATCCGGCTCCAGCGCTGCCCGAGCCGGAGCCCGCAACCCCGGGCCAACCGGCCATCGTCGTCCCGGCACCGGCTCCCGCGACCGCGGCCCCTGCCCCGGCGCCGAACCCAACCGACCTGGCCGACCGCCTGCCGCGCTGGCTGGTGGCCGGCAACCCGGCCGTGAAGATCGGCGTGCTGCTGGTGCTGATGGGCGCCGCCTTCCTGCTCAAGTACGCGGCGCAGTACGTGCGCTTCCCGCTCGAGCTGCGCTACCTCGGCGTGCTGGCCGCCGGCGCCGCCGGCATCGGCTTCGGCTGGCGCCAGCGCGCGGCGCGGCCGGCCTTCGCCCATGCGCTGCAGGGCGGCGGCCTCGGCATCGCCTTTCTCACCGTGTTCACCGCCTTCCGCCTGCACGGCCTGGTGCCGGCCGGCGCCGCCTTCGCGCTGCTGGCCGGCCTGGCGGTCGCCTCCGGCGCGCTGGCGCTGGCGCAGTCGGCCCAGGCGCTGGCGGTGATCGGCCTGGCCGGCGGCTTCCTGGCGCCGATCCTGGCCTCGACCGGCCACGGCGATCCGGTGCTGCTGTTCGGCTACTACGCGGTGCTCAACCTCGGCATCGCCTACGTCGCCCATGCGCGCGCCTGGCGCGGGCTCAACCTGCTCGGCTTCGCCTTCACCTTCGCCGTCGGCGCCGCCTGGGGCGTGCTGCGCTACCAGCCCGCCGATTTCGCCCGCATCGAACCGTTCCTGCTCGGCTTCTGGCTGTTCTACCTCGCGCTCGCCATCGTATTCGCCCGCCGCCGGCTGGCCGAGGCCGGCCTGGGCAGCCTCGCGCGCGATCCGGTCGACGCCGCGCTGGTGTTCGGCGTGCCGCTGCTCGGCTTCGGCCTGCAGGCCGCGCTGGTCGGCGACTTCGCCTACGGCGAGGCATGGTCGGCGGCGGCGATGGCGGCGGTCTACGCGGCGGCCTGGCGATTCGTCCGGCGGCAGCCGGGCCAGGCGCTGCTGGCCGAGGCGTTCTGTGCGCTGGCGATCGGCTTCGCCACCGTCGCCGTCCCGCTGGCCGGCGGCGCGCACTGGACCGCAGCCAGCTGGTCGCTCGAAGGCGCCGCGCTGGTCTGGGTCGGCGGCCGGCAGGACCGCCGGCTCGCCCGCTGGGCCGGCTACCTGCTGATCTTCCTGGCCGGCCTGGTCGCGCTCGCCGACTTGGCCGAGCTGCGTCGGGCCGATCGCTGGCTCAACGGCGCCCTGCTCGGCACGCTGCTGGCGACCGCCGCGAGCTGGCTGGCCGGCGCCGCCTGCCACCGTCGTGGCGGCCTCGCCGCCATGCCGCTGCTGCTGTGGGGCTTGCTGCTGGGCCTGGCCGGCGGCTTCGCCAGCCTGTTCACCTTCGCTCCGGCCTGGTCCTGGCCGGCCGGCGGCGTCGGCCTGCTGGCCGCCGCCGGCCTGCTGCTCACAGCGCTGTCCGCCCCGCTGCGCTGGCCGCACATGCGCGTGCCGGGCCTGGCGCTGCCGCTCGCGCTCGGCATCGCGCTGCTGGCCGCGGCCGGCGGCCGCCAGACGCCGCTGCAGGACGGCGGCTGGCTGGCCTGGCCGATCGCCTTCGCCGTCTGGTGGATCGGGCTGCGCCGGCGCGAGACCGAGCTGCCGCGCGCCGGCCGCCGCCTGGTCCATCTGACCGGCGCCTGGCTGTGGCTGCTGCTGGCCAGCTGGACGCTGTCCGACGCGGTCGGCCGGATCGGCGTCGACTCGGCCTGGCACTGGCTCGGCGCGCTGCTGCCGTTCGCCGGCCTGCTCGCGCTGGCCGCCCGCCTGCCGGCGATCTGGCCGCTGCGGCGCTACCGCGCCTGGTATGGCTTCGAGATCCCGGCGCCGGCCGCGATTCTGGCCTATGCCCTGCTGCTGGCCGCCCCCTGGGCCAGCACCGGCGCCGCCGCGCCGCTGCCGTGGCTGCCGCTGCTCAACCCGCTCGACCTCGGCTGGTGGCTGACCGCCGCGGCACTGGCCGCATGGCTGTGCAGCCGCTACCCGGCGCTGCGGCTAGCCGCCCAGCGCCAGGCCTTCGCCGGCGCCGGGGCGCTGGCGGTGTTCGGCTGGCTCAACGCCACGCTGGCCCACGCCTTCCATCACTGGGGCGGCCTGGCCTTCAACCGCGCCGCGTTATGGCCCGACAGCGGCTACCAGGCCGCGCTGGCGATCCTGTGGGGCGGCACCGCGCTGGCGACCATGCTGGCCGCCAACCGCTACGGCCGGCGCGACGCCTGGCTGGCCGGCGCGGCACTGATCGGCGCGACGGTGCTCAAGCTGTTCGCGGTCGACCTGGCCAGCGCGGGCGGGCTGGCGCGGGTGGTGGCGTTCATCGGGGTGGGGGTGTTGCTGGTGGTGGTGGGGTATTTGGCGCCGGCGCCGGCTGCCTACATTGAGGAGAAGCATTAG
- a CDS encoding GNAT family N-acetyltransferase, with protein sequence MIRFLTAADAPDFQALRLAGLHEAPGAFASSHEEECGLPLDQVAARLERTAEHCVLGAFVDGRLAGIVGLAREPMRKLRHKACLWGMYVAPQWRGRGIGRALVLAALEAGRAMPGLRQVHLGVHAENAAALALYRALGFETWGTERDAMCVDGRLQDEHYMTRPLVGVDEGKAVP encoded by the coding sequence ATGATCCGCTTCCTCACCGCCGCCGATGCGCCGGACTTCCAGGCCCTGCGGCTGGCCGGTCTGCACGAGGCGCCCGGCGCCTTCGCCTCGAGCCACGAGGAGGAGTGCGGGCTGCCCCTGGACCAAGTGGCCGCCCGCTTGGAGCGGACCGCCGAGCACTGCGTGCTGGGCGCCTTCGTCGATGGCCGGCTGGCCGGCATCGTCGGCCTGGCGCGCGAGCCGATGCGCAAGCTGCGCCACAAGGCCTGCCTGTGGGGCATGTACGTGGCGCCGCAATGGCGCGGCCGCGGCATCGGCCGGGCCCTGGTGCTGGCGGCGCTGGAGGCCGGCCGGGCGATGCCGGGGCTGCGCCAGGTGCACCTCGGCGTGCACGCGGAGAACGCGGCCGCGCTGGCGCTGTACCGCGCGCTGGGCTTCGAGACATGGGGCACCGAGCGCGACGCGATGTGCGTCGATGGCCGGTTGCAGGACGAACACTATATGACCCGTCCGCTGGTCGGCGTGGATGAAGGAAAGGCTGTGCCATGA
- a CDS encoding response regulator transcription factor: MKLFLAEDDAVLADALLTSLSRLGFDTEHAADGLVAESRLLAADFDAVVLDIGLPGQDGLSVLRHVRAQKPTLPILLLTALDGVDDRVAGLDAGADDYLAKPFEFVELEARLRALLRRSRAADAPRDEARFGRLRLDRAGQRAWADDAPLDLSARELSVLDVLLSNPDKVVTKEQIAAELGGDELGVNAIEVYVHRLRKKIEPAGVGVRAVRGLGYLLERRAD, translated from the coding sequence ATGAAACTGTTTCTCGCCGAAGACGATGCTGTGCTGGCCGATGCCCTGCTGACCAGCCTGTCGCGGCTGGGCTTCGACACCGAGCACGCCGCCGACGGCCTGGTGGCCGAAAGCCGGCTGCTGGCAGCCGATTTCGATGCGGTGGTGCTGGACATCGGCCTGCCGGGCCAGGATGGCCTGAGCGTGCTGCGCCACGTGCGCGCGCAGAAGCCGACGCTGCCGATCCTGCTGTTGACCGCGCTCGACGGCGTCGACGACCGCGTCGCCGGGCTCGACGCCGGCGCCGACGACTACCTCGCCAAGCCGTTCGAATTCGTCGAGCTCGAGGCGCGCCTGCGTGCCTTGCTGCGGCGCAGCCGGGCGGCCGACGCGCCGCGCGACGAGGCGCGCTTCGGCCGCCTGCGGCTCGACCGCGCCGGTCAGCGCGCCTGGGCCGACGATGCGCCGCTCGACCTGTCGGCGCGCGAGCTGTCGGTGCTCGACGTGCTGCTGAGCAATCCGGACAAGGTGGTGACCAAGGAGCAGATCGCGGCCGAACTCGGCGGCGACGAGCTCGGCGTGAACGCGATCGAGGTCTACGTGCACCGGCTGCGCAAGAAGATCGAGCCGGCCGGCGTGGGCGTGCGGGCCGTGCGCGGCCTCGGTTATCTGCTGGAGCGCCGGGCTGATTAG
- a CDS encoding substrate-binding periplasmic protein, which yields MKAIAFPCALLLALSMPLQAAKYVVCGVEWVPFTIPGGGGFDRGVTVEVHTEAFKRIGSEVEFRNVPWERCKSSVAKGEYTALMDGSADPAAGLIVGPVPNAFYPTAIFVRKDFPGDTFSWEAMKGKTVGTVRGYEYSEKVEKFTGWRRDEATNDEQSMDKLKGKRYDYLLTDTFTAMAMSKKLGFEVKMLKPALSSQDLFLNFAGKDKDLAEKHGAALRDMIKDGTMDRIYRKYLPYGYTDLQKQVSAIGG from the coding sequence ATGAAAGCCATCGCTTTTCCCTGCGCCCTGCTGCTCGCCCTGTCGATGCCGCTGCAGGCGGCCAAGTACGTGGTGTGCGGCGTGGAGTGGGTGCCGTTCACCATTCCCGGCGGCGGCGGTTTCGATCGCGGCGTGACGGTCGAGGTGCATACCGAGGCGTTCAAGCGGATCGGCAGCGAGGTCGAGTTCCGCAACGTGCCGTGGGAGCGCTGCAAGAGCAGCGTGGCCAAGGGGGAATACACCGCGCTCATGGACGGCTCGGCCGACCCGGCCGCAGGCCTGATCGTCGGGCCGGTGCCGAACGCCTTCTATCCGACCGCGATCTTCGTGCGCAAGGATTTCCCCGGCGACACCTTCTCGTGGGAAGCGATGAAGGGCAAGACGGTCGGCACCGTGCGCGGCTACGAATATTCCGAGAAGGTCGAGAAGTTCACCGGCTGGCGCCGCGACGAGGCGACCAACGACGAGCAGTCGATGGACAAGCTCAAGGGCAAGCGCTACGACTATCTGCTGACCGATACCTTCACCGCGATGGCGATGTCCAAGAAGCTCGGCTTCGAGGTGAAGATGCTCAAGCCGGCGCTGAGCTCGCAGGATCTGTTCCTCAACTTCGCCGGCAAGGACAAGGATCTCGCCGAAAAGCACGGTGCCGCGCTGCGCGACATGATCAAGGACGGCACGATGGACCGGATCTACAGGAAGTACCTGCCCTACGGCTACACCGATCTGCAGAAGCAGGTGAGCGCGATCGGCGGCTAG
- a CDS encoding AGE family epimerase/isomerase produces MAHPDFRSRAFLLDHIRHSLAFYTPRALDPSGGFFHFFKDDGRIYDAHTRHLVSSTRFVFVYAMAWRQFGEPASLEAARHGLRFLREAHRDPVRGGYAWQLRWQDGRATVEDATNHCYGLAFVLLAYAHGLMAGIEEARGWLDETWALMEARFWEPAHGLYADEADADWKVGPYRGQNANMHACEAMLAAFEATGEARYLDRAETLARNVTERQAALAGGLVWEHYHADWSLDPDYNRDDKTNIFRPWGFQPGHLAEWSKLLLILERHRPQPWLLPRAEALFAAAVEHAWDVEHGGLHYGFAPDASICDGDKYFWVQAESLAAAALLAARTGDEQYWGWYEQLWDYSWVHFVDHRHGAWYRILGPQNQKLTDEKSPAGKTDYHTMGACYEVLNVVKE; encoded by the coding sequence ATGGCCCATCCCGATTTCCGCAGCCGAGCCTTCCTGCTCGACCACATCCGCCACTCGCTGGCCTTCTACACGCCGCGCGCGCTCGATCCGAGCGGCGGTTTCTTCCATTTCTTCAAGGACGACGGCCGCATCTACGACGCGCACACGCGCCACCTGGTCAGCAGCACGCGCTTCGTCTTCGTCTACGCCATGGCCTGGCGCCAATTCGGCGAGCCGGCCAGCCTCGAGGCCGCCCGCCACGGCCTGCGCTTCCTGCGCGAGGCGCATCGCGATCCGGTCCGCGGCGGCTATGCCTGGCAACTGCGCTGGCAGGACGGCCGCGCCACGGTCGAGGACGCCACCAACCACTGCTACGGCCTGGCCTTCGTGCTGCTGGCCTACGCCCACGGCCTGATGGCCGGCATCGAGGAAGCGCGCGGCTGGCTGGACGAGACCTGGGCGCTGATGGAAGCGCGCTTCTGGGAGCCGGCCCATGGCCTCTATGCCGACGAGGCCGACGCCGACTGGAAGGTCGGCCCCTATCGCGGCCAGAACGCCAATATGCACGCCTGCGAGGCGATGCTGGCCGCCTTCGAGGCGACCGGCGAGGCGCGCTACCTCGACCGGGCCGAGACGCTGGCGCGCAACGTCACCGAGCGGCAGGCGGCACTGGCCGGCGGGCTGGTGTGGGAGCACTACCACGCCGACTGGTCGCTCGATCCGGACTACAACCGCGACGACAAGACCAATATCTTCCGGCCCTGGGGCTTCCAGCCCGGCCATCTCGCCGAATGGTCCAAGCTCTTGCTGATCCTCGAGCGGCACCGGCCGCAGCCTTGGCTGCTGCCGCGCGCCGAGGCGCTGTTCGCGGCGGCGGTCGAGCATGCATGGGACGTCGAGCACGGCGGCCTGCACTACGGCTTCGCGCCCGATGCCAGCATCTGCGACGGCGACAAGTATTTCTGGGTGCAGGCCGAGAGCCTGGCCGCCGCCGCCCTGTTGGCGGCGCGCACCGGCGACGAGCAGTACTGGGGCTGGTACGAGCAGCTGTGGGACTACAGCTGGGTCCATTTCGTCGACCACCGCCACGGCGCCTGGTACCGCATCCTCGGCCCGCAGAACCAGAAGCTGACCGATGAGAAGAGCCCGGCCGGCAAGACCGACTACCACACCATGGGCGCCTGCTACGAAGTGCTCAACGTGGTGAAGGAGTAG
- a CDS encoding carbohydrate kinase family protein encodes MLIDPIPAPERMVRPAEPAALPEFVSLGEALTDLIRSGDDSWRSLVGGATWNVARVLARLGVPSAFAGAVSRDCFGDALWAANGEAGLDPRFMQRHDRSPLLAVVHQTRPPRYFFVGDDSADLHFDPATLPLGWQQAARWAHFGGISLAREPLAGRLVELATELRAAGVRISYDPNFRACMDARYDATFRRMAQLADVIKVSDEDLCGLFRHDDTEAGLATLRGWNPSASVLYTRGAEGASFHLDRHCWSCRPPAIEVVDTVGAGDASIGGLIYSLMRRPDAAPAEHLRFAVAAGAAACLAAGATPPSLPAVTRLAAATVAGED; translated from the coding sequence ATGCTGATCGATCCCATCCCGGCGCCGGAGCGGATGGTCCGTCCGGCCGAACCGGCGGCGCTGCCAGAATTCGTCTCCCTCGGCGAGGCGCTGACCGACCTGATCCGCAGCGGCGACGACAGCTGGCGCAGCCTGGTCGGCGGCGCGACCTGGAACGTCGCGCGCGTGCTGGCCCGGCTCGGTGTGCCGAGCGCCTTCGCCGGCGCGGTGAGCCGCGACTGCTTCGGCGATGCGCTGTGGGCCGCCAACGGCGAAGCCGGGCTCGATCCGCGCTTCATGCAGCGCCACGACCGTTCGCCGCTGCTGGCGGTGGTGCACCAGACGCGGCCGCCGCGCTATTTCTTCGTCGGCGACGATTCGGCCGACCTGCATTTCGATCCGGCGACGCTGCCGCTGGGCTGGCAGCAGGCGGCGCGCTGGGCTCATTTCGGCGGCATCAGCCTGGCCCGCGAGCCGCTGGCCGGCCGGCTGGTCGAGCTGGCGACCGAGCTGCGCGCGGCCGGCGTGCGCATCAGCTACGATCCGAATTTCCGCGCCTGCATGGATGCGCGCTACGACGCCACCTTCCGCCGCATGGCGCAACTGGCCGACGTGATCAAAGTGTCGGACGAGGACCTGTGCGGCCTGTTCCGCCACGACGACACCGAGGCCGGGCTGGCCACGCTGCGCGGCTGGAACCCGTCGGCCAGCGTGCTCTATACCCGCGGCGCCGAGGGCGCCAGCTTTCACCTCGACCGCCATTGCTGGTCGTGCCGACCGCCGGCGATCGAAGTGGTCGACACCGTCGGCGCCGGCGACGCCAGCATCGGCGGGCTGATCTACAGCCTGATGCGCCGGCCCGATGCGGCACCGGCCGAACACCTGCGGTTCGCGGTGGCCGCCGGCGCCGCCGCCTGTCTCGCCGCCGGCGCCACGCCGCCCTCGCTGCCGGCGGTGACGCGGCTGGCGGCGGCGACGGTAGCCGGGGAGGATTGA
- the rfbC gene encoding dTDP-4-dehydrorhamnose 3,5-epimerase, with product MQAIPTAIPDVVILEPKVWGDARGFFYESFNARLFRELTGAEVEFVQDNHSKSARGVLRGLHYQIQQPQGKLVRVAAGEVLDVAVDLRKSSPTFGRWVSVRLSAENRRQLWVPAGFAHGFVVLSETAEFLYKTTDYYAPEHERCVAWNDPTLAIDWEFDGVPQLSGKDQQGKALGEADVFA from the coding sequence ATGCAAGCCATTCCGACCGCCATTCCCGACGTCGTCATCCTCGAGCCCAAGGTCTGGGGCGACGCGCGCGGCTTCTTCTACGAGAGCTTCAACGCACGGCTGTTCCGCGAGCTGACCGGCGCCGAGGTCGAGTTCGTGCAGGACAACCATTCGAAATCGGCGCGCGGCGTGCTGCGCGGCCTGCACTATCAGATCCAGCAGCCGCAGGGCAAGCTGGTGCGGGTGGCGGCCGGCGAAGTGCTCGACGTCGCGGTCGACCTGCGCAAGTCCTCGCCGACCTTCGGCCGCTGGGTGAGCGTGCGGCTGTCCGCCGAGAACCGGCGCCAGCTGTGGGTGCCGGCCGGCTTCGCGCACGGCTTCGTGGTGCTCAGCGAGACGGCCGAATTCCTCTACAAGACCACCGACTACTACGCGCCCGAGCATGAGCGCTGCGTCGCCTGGAACGATCCGACGCTGGCGATCGACTGGGAATTCGACGGCGTGCCGCAGCTGTCGGGCAAGGATCAGCAGGGCAAGGCGCTGGGCGAGGCGGATGTGTTCGCCTGA